From the genome of Leguminivora glycinivorella isolate SPB_JAAS2020 chromosome Z, LegGlyc_1.1, whole genome shotgun sequence, one region includes:
- the LOC125241420 gene encoding serine/threonine-protein phosphatase 2A activator-like yields MDTECAIGDGKKMESNIVSSVPPNHRFIEPEKAVKTITDMAVWEKSEAYMEYTGFIATINESIKSKPLSVDCKVNNNVMQLLQVLEEIGKMIDEFPPVEQPQRFGNTAFRDWLGKVKSNTTTLLQKMMPESIHMAITEIKAYLEESFGNATRIDYGTGHEMAFVMFLCCLYKIGYLHSEDNVATVFLVFNKYLNTVRRLQKTYRMEPAGSHGVWSLDDYQFVPFIWGSAQLIDQPKIYPPVKFLEDDIIDKYADEYMFLSCIKYIKEVKKGPFAEHSNQLWSISSVGSWAKINQGLIKMYKKEVLSKFPVVQHVMFGSLLPIRRFPLHQ; encoded by the coding sequence ATGGATACAGAGTGTGCAATTGGTGATGGTAAAAAAATGGAAAGTAACATAGTCTCATCTGTACCCCCAAACCATCGCTTCATTGAGCCAGAGAAGGCTGTCAAAACCATCACCGATATGGCTGTTTGGGAGAAGTCCGAGGCATACATGGAATATACGGGATTTATTGCGACCATCAATGAATCTATCAAAAGTAAACCTTTATCAGTGGACTGCAAAGTGAACAACAATGTAATGCAACTATTACAAGTACTGGAAGAGATAGGTAAAATGATAGATGAGTTTCCCCCAGTTGAGCAGCCACAAAGATTTGGAAACACAGCTTTTAGGGATTGGCTTGGTAAAGTAAAATCCAACACAACAACTTTGCTACAGAAAATGATGCCTGAGTCCATCCACATGGCCATAACAGAGATCAAAGCTTACCTTGAGGAGAGTTTTGGCAACGCCACCAGGATTGATTACGGAACTGGACATGAAATGGCTTTTGTTATGTTTCTCTGTTGTTTATACAAAATAGGCTATCTTCATTCAGAAGATAATGTGGCAACTGTGTTTCTAGTAtttaataagtacctaaatactGTGAGAAGATTGCAGAAGACATACAGAATGGAGCCGGCAGGCAGTCATGGTGTGTGGAGCTTAGATGACTACCAGTTTGTGCCGTTTATTTGGGGAAGTGCTCAGCTTATTGATCAGCCAAAGATATATCCTCCTGTAAAGTTTCTAGAGGATGACATCATTGATAAGTATGCTGATGAATACATGTTTCTTTCATGCATAAAGTACATAAAAGAAGTGAAGAAAGGTCCATTTGCAGAACATTCAAATCAACTGTGGAGTATAAGCTCGGTGGGCTCATGGGCAAAAATCAATCAAGGTTTAATTAAGATGTACAAAAAAGAAGTACTCAGCAAATTCCCTGTGGTGCAGCATGTGATGTTCGGGTCCCTGCTCCCCATCAGGCGGTTCCCCCTGCACCAATGA
- the LOC125241842 gene encoding zinc finger MYM-type protein 1-like, whose translation MSQKRPSGSEFRKRKRVREMEAKKMENTLRKWTVTQQENSQEDVSNDDVLALTGMSGTKSGNNLKIIYKEKEDNPVNPSQQDLTLPITTSPSSEIQIEKAAATDKIQLDINDPVSWLPLTDHIRCFLVEKGPDQGKVSQNISSTEDAGRKFNIHWFTKKMSNGEMVPRSWLIYSKKRDAIFCFPCILFGSSSTKQIMPALADAQKGFNDWRHLSPRIPEHENSTFHRENCIKWKMLEQKIKRKTTIDASLQKAIDQETNKWRHILKVCTNILLFCAENNLPLRGSHERIGESGSGVFLSAVDMISKFDPELRAHIESLHKGNISYFTPYIQNELIDILASEVKKQILDDVRAAKYFSILFDCTPDVSHKEQMSQILRFVKVSEQKVTIEERFIDFIQSHEKTGEGLSKEILEKLEVDGLNIQDLRGQGYDNGSNMAGKYNGVQAKIKQINENADYVPCAAHSLNLSGVHAASVTPDMITFLD comes from the coding sequence ATGTCACAAAAACGTCCATCTGGTTCTGAATTTCGTAAGAGAAAACGCGTTAGAGAGATGGAagcaaaaaaaatggaaaataccTTACGAAAGTGGACAGTCACACAACAAGAAAACAGTCAGGAAGATGTGTCCAATGATGACGTTTTGGCCCTCACTGGTATGTCTGGAACTAAATCTGGAAACaatttaaagataatatataaagaaaaagAAGACAACCCAGTCAACCCATCCCAGCAAGACTTGACCTTACCCATCACCACCAGTCCAAGTTCTGAAATTCAAATTGAAAAAGCAGCTGCTACTGATAAGATCCAGTTAGACATAAACGATCCTGTTTCATGGTTACCATTAACTGATCACATTCGTTGTTTCCTTGTCGAGAAAGGTCCTGATCAAGGAAAAGTAAGTCAAAATATTTCTTCAACTGAAGACGCAGGACGAAAATTTAATATACATtggtttacaaaaaaaatgagCAATGGCGAGATGGTACCCAGGTCTTGGTTGATTTACAGTAAAAAAAGAGATGCAATATTTTGTTTCCCATGTATACTTTTCGGTTCTTCCTCGACTAAGCAAATAATGCCGGCCCTGGCTGATGCACAAAAAGGATTTAATGATTGGCGTCATTTAAGTCCACGTATTCCTGAGCACGAAAACTCTACATTTCATAGAGAAAATTGTATTAAGTGGAAAATGCTTGAACAGAAAATAAAACGTAAGACCACAATAGATGCATCCTTACAAAAGGCTATTGATCAAGAAACAAATAAGTggagacatattttaaaagtgTGTACCAACATACTTTTGTTTTGCGCGGAAAATAATTTACCGCTCAGAGGCTCTCATGAGCGTATTGGAGAATCAGGATCTGGAGTTTTCTTAAGTGCCGTCGATATGATTTCAAAATTCGACCCTGAACTTAGAGCGCATATTGAATCGCTTCATAAAggaaatatttcatattttacgCCTTATATTCAAAACGAGCTTATAGATATTCTTGCCTCTgaggtcaaaaaacaaattttagaCGATGTTCGTGCGGCAAAATACTTTTCCATACTTTTTGATTGTACGCCAGACGTATCGCATAAAGAACAGATGTCACAAATATTGAGATTCGTAAAAGTATCCGAGCAGAAAGTTACAATCGAAGAACGGTTCATAGATTTCATCCAGTCTCATGAAAAAACGGGCGAGGGATTGTCGAAAGAGATTTTAGAGAAATTAGAAGTTGATGGATTGAATATTCAAGATCTTCGTGGCCAAGGCTACGACAATGGTAGTAATATGGCCGGTAAATATAACGGAGTCCAagccaaaataaaacaaattaatgaaaatgCTGATTATGTGCCGTGTGCAGCGCATTCTTTGAATTTATCTGGCGTACACGCTGCTAGTGTCACACCTGACATGATCACATTTTTGGATTAA